The following coding sequences are from one Pigmentibacter sp. JX0631 window:
- a CDS encoding FecR domain-containing protein, translating to MLINVDNPVLNNIYIKIIRVILLSLAFATFINSNFTYSQTTNSPPGIGKIANIIGKIDIIRNGKNIPGEKDSILYETDEVQTYEKTAVKLLFNDGSNIMAFQNAHLKLIEYKIKQKAEAVNDVKSAIDVVKGKVRFFVKPQESENETGKVDAKFKTSNSVMGIRGTSGFIDASIPGNTQVIVTTGTVQVTSLADPSKSVVVASNLYTEIVGNKAPTLPKAIPPAVLNKLNSDAKALDPNFRLDDKRNNNTPGKESGSTNTPGNKVGSDKSANASPEINSGVTEQRKIVFNPDGTSSVVSTNSALNDLLVAQGNNSLRPKSYADYDPIKNSLQQISEITNQLNRQISQIIQTNTGYLVNKNITINVNSPSTP from the coding sequence ATGCTCATAAATGTAGATAATCCAGTGCTTAACAATATTTACATCAAGATCATAAGGGTTATATTACTGTCCTTAGCTTTTGCAACATTTATAAATTCAAATTTTACTTACTCACAAACTACAAATTCCCCCCCTGGGATAGGTAAAATAGCAAATATTATTGGAAAAATAGATATAATTAGAAATGGAAAGAACATTCCCGGAGAAAAAGACTCCATTTTGTATGAAACCGATGAGGTTCAAACTTATGAAAAGACTGCTGTAAAACTACTGTTTAATGATGGCAGCAATATAATGGCTTTTCAAAATGCGCACTTAAAACTTATTGAATACAAAATAAAACAAAAAGCTGAAGCGGTTAATGATGTCAAATCAGCAATTGATGTTGTGAAAGGAAAAGTCCGCTTTTTTGTAAAACCTCAAGAAAGTGAGAATGAGACAGGTAAAGTAGACGCAAAATTTAAAACATCAAACTCAGTTATGGGAATTAGGGGAACAAGTGGTTTTATCGATGCATCTATTCCTGGAAACACTCAAGTTATCGTAACTACTGGAACTGTTCAAGTAACAAGTTTAGCTGATCCAAGTAAATCAGTCGTTGTTGCATCTAATTTGTATACTGAAATAGTAGGAAATAAAGCTCCGACATTACCCAAAGCTATTCCACCAGCTGTTCTCAACAAATTAAATTCAGATGCAAAAGCTTTGGATCCAAACTTTAGATTAGACGATAAAAGAAATAATAATACTCCTGGTAAGGAGTCTGGTTCTACCAACACCCCTGGCAATAAAGTTGGCAGTGATAAAAGTGCAAATGCTTCTCCTGAAATTAACAGTGGGGTAACAGAACAAAGAAAAATAGTATTTAACCCAGATGGAACAAGTTCTGTTGTTAGTACAAATAGTGCTTTAAACGATTTACTAGTTGCTCAAGGCAATAACTCTTTACGCCCCAAAAGTTATGCTGATTATGACCCTATTAAAAATTCTCTCCAACAGATATCTGAAATAACTAATCAATTAAATCGTCAAATAAGTCAAATTATTCAAACAAATACTGGATACTTAGTGAATAAAAACATAACTATAAATGTAAATAGTCCGAGTACACCATAA
- a CDS encoding peptide ABC transporter substrate-binding protein — protein sequence MGLKFKIILKYFLIFYSTFVSIQTISAELENNQKAAKVQKLNISNGTEIATLDPQKAEDAPTTNVVQDLFEGLIRNDASGNLKPAGAESWKVSKDGLTYIFHLRKNAKWSNGDIITADDYVFGFQRLVDPKVASSYSFLIFPIKNSEAINQSKLSVDKLGVRALDKETLEITLTSPTPYFLEIIAMINCSPAKKDALNKHKDDFFQLGKMINNGPFLLKYWKVGDKITLVKNPNYWNAKKTLLEEVNYYPTQSLSTVVQMYETGQIDFTNEIPTDLFDHLKKKLPGEVKINPYLAAYWLSFNMQKKPFKDNLKLRQALSMVVDRDILTKQVTRRGEIPTYDIVALGTKNYSQQKYEWVNLPFTERVVKAKKLYEEAGYGDKNPLKLKITYSTNENNKKLVLAVASMWKQHLNVDVTLENQEWKVFLNTRHKGDYDVAWDRWVADYNDPNTFLDVVRSDSQMNSPKYSNKKFDQLLKLSSFEIDAKKRRKLLEDASLLFMHDYAIVPLYSAVTTHLVKSYVGGYTGKNSQDFNPSFDMYIKEH from the coding sequence ATGGGTCTTAAGTTCAAAATAATCCTTAAATACTTTCTTATATTTTACAGTACCTTTGTCTCTATACAAACAATTTCGGCTGAACTAGAAAACAATCAAAAGGCTGCAAAAGTACAAAAATTAAATATTTCAAATGGAACAGAAATTGCAACATTAGATCCGCAAAAAGCAGAAGATGCTCCTACAACAAATGTTGTTCAAGATTTATTTGAAGGTCTTATAAGAAATGATGCTAGCGGTAACTTAAAACCCGCAGGAGCAGAAAGTTGGAAAGTAAGTAAAGATGGTCTTACTTATATCTTTCATCTGAGAAAAAATGCAAAATGGTCTAATGGTGATATAATAACAGCAGATGATTATGTCTTTGGATTTCAAAGATTAGTTGATCCTAAAGTAGCATCCTCATATTCCTTTTTAATTTTCCCAATAAAAAATAGTGAAGCTATAAATCAAAGTAAATTATCTGTAGATAAGTTAGGCGTCCGTGCACTAGACAAAGAAACATTAGAAATTACATTGACTTCTCCAACTCCTTATTTTTTAGAAATTATAGCAATGATTAATTGTTCACCTGCAAAAAAAGATGCATTGAACAAACATAAAGATGATTTTTTTCAACTTGGAAAAATGATAAATAATGGACCTTTTCTTTTAAAGTACTGGAAAGTTGGTGATAAAATAACTTTGGTAAAAAATCCTAATTATTGGAATGCAAAAAAAACACTTTTAGAAGAGGTTAATTACTATCCAACTCAAAGTCTAAGTACTGTTGTGCAAATGTATGAAACTGGACAAATTGATTTTACCAATGAAATTCCTACTGACCTATTTGATCATTTGAAGAAAAAACTTCCAGGAGAAGTCAAAATAAATCCTTATTTAGCAGCATATTGGTTGTCATTTAATATGCAAAAAAAACCTTTTAAAGATAATTTGAAATTAAGACAAGCACTTTCAATGGTAGTTGATCGGGACATTTTAACTAAACAAGTAACAAGAAGAGGTGAAATACCTACATATGATATAGTTGCATTAGGAACTAAAAACTATTCCCAACAAAAATATGAGTGGGTAAATTTACCTTTTACAGAAAGAGTAGTAAAAGCTAAAAAATTATATGAAGAGGCAGGATATGGTGATAAAAATCCTTTAAAATTAAAGATAACTTATAGCACTAATGAAAATAATAAAAAATTGGTTCTAGCTGTAGCTTCAATGTGGAAACAGCATTTGAATGTTGATGTAACTTTAGAAAATCAAGAATGGAAAGTATTTTTAAATACAAGACACAAAGGAGATTATGACGTTGCATGGGATAGATGGGTTGCAGACTATAACGATCCAAATACTTTTTTAGATGTCGTTCGTTCTGATAGTCAAATGAATAGTCCCAAATATAGTAACAAAAAATTTGATCAGTTGCTAAAATTATCTTCTTTTGAAATAGATGCTAAGAAAAGAAGAAAGTTACTAGAAGATGCTTCTCTTTTGTTTATGCATGACTATGCTATTGTTCCATTATATTCAGCTGTAACCACTCATCTAGTAAAAAGTTACGTTGGTGGTTATACTGGTAAAAATTCACAAGATTTTAATCCAAGTTTTGATATGTATATAAAAGAGCATTAA